A genomic region of Sander vitreus isolate 19-12246 chromosome 11, sanVit1, whole genome shotgun sequence contains the following coding sequences:
- the htr1fa gene encoding 5-hydroxytryptamine receptor 1F: MDFPSYTEGVFSHKFWATNSSGNDTLETTKLPPSKILLSLTLSVLAILTTFFNCLVITAIAVTRKLHHPANYLICSLAVTDLLVAVLVMPFSIMYIQKETWHMGQVVCTIWLSVDITCCTCSILHLAAIAIDRYRAITDAVEYSRKRTGARAGAMVAVVWLLSILISLPPLIWRHYSGDAEQEDQCIMMHHHITFTLYSTLGAFYIPLLLILILYYKIYRAAQTLYMRREASRASRHSCMTNGSMIPSSYPAGDGDGDGGPRSPEPISPPEKSFSEPSTEEPPRERVRVSVKAFHCKKRRHESRSESRSDSRSESRRSQFYQGPRISGSRERKAASTLGLIIGAFVICWLPFFVKEVIVNTCSSCSTSMEMGDFLTWLGYLNSLINPLIYTIFNEDFKKAFQRLVRCSHYL; encoded by the coding sequence ATGGATTTTCCCAGTTACACTGAAGGGGTGTTCAGCCACAAATTTTGGGCCACAAATAGCAGTGGTAATGACACACTGGAGACTACTAAACTCCCTCCCAGTAAGATCCTGCTTTCACTGACCCTGTCTGTACTGGCTATCCTGACTACATTCTTCAACTGCCTGGTGATCACAGCTATTGCAGTCACGCGCAAGTTGCACCACCCAGCCAACTACCTCATCTGCTCATTAGCAGTAACCGACCTGCTGGTGGCTGTGCTGGTCATGCCCTTCAGTATTATGTACATCCAGAAAGAGACCTGGCACATGGGCCAGGTGGTGTGTACCATCTGGTTGAGTGTGGATATCACCTGTTGCACATGCTCCATCCTGCACCTTGCTGCAATCGCCATTGACCGTTACAGAGCCATTACTGATGCAGTGGAGTACTCCCGCAAACGCACGGGAGCCAGGGCTGGGGCGATGGTGGCAGTGGTGTGGCTGTTGTCCATCCTCATCTCACTACCTCCTCTAATCTGGCGGCACTACAGCGGGGATGCAGAGCAGGAAGATCAGTGCATCATGATGCACCATCACATTACCTTTACCTTGTACTCCACCCTTGGAGCGTTCTACATCCCCCTGCTGCTCATCCTCATCCTCTACTACAAAATCTATCGGGCCGCTCAGACCCTGTATATGCGCAGGGAGGCCAGCCGGGCTAGCCGTCACTCATGCATGACTAATGGGAGCATGATCCCATCATCCTACCCTGCTGGAGATGGTGACGGCGATGGGGGACCTCGAAGTCCAGAGCCTATAAGCCCACCAGAAAAGTCCTTCTCTGAACCCTCAACTGAGGAGCCTCCACGTGAACGGGTGCGAGTATCAGTAAAGGCTTTCCATTGCAAGAAGCGCCGGCATGAGTCACGTAGTGAGTCACGTAGTGATTCACGTAGTGAATCACGTCGGAGCCAGTTTTACCAAGGACCACGGATCTCAGGCTCACGGGAGCGCAAAGCGGCATCAACGTTAGGGTTGATAATAGGAGCCTTTGTCATCTGTTGGTTGCCATTTTTTGTCAAGGAGGTGATCGTTAACACCTGCAGTTCTTGTAGTACTTCGATGGAGATGGGTGACTTTCTGACATGGTTGGGCTACCTTAACTCGCTAATCAACCCCCTCATCTACACCATCTTTAATGAAGACTTTAAAAAAGCTTTCCAAAGACTTGTTAGGTGCAGTCATTACCTCTGA
- the znf654 gene encoding zinc finger protein 654, whose amino-acid sequence MADPESDLETDGLELALDTLCDRHCSDEASLKSKGYCSEFCELVEEYTGQWQVPLPQLKVLRTALCSFTKATAAFPDDCQHIHYVLSSMALSFFELMLFFSKEEFMEEPLKDILDSFQECHSQLLRHRNIYLQHVKLIIKAGGPWENPVLQGILKEADLTPKEVEDYLSSELPVFFELRIRYLRACERMQEAMALAKSCLENREAAKHLYFHQVYLTCLYKASLHEHLHKEMAEIDGRDAVEIICNTESVEKDELPLSLCKAFLTQQLHNGDMYYIWDLVFIWSRLHLRAHPSRHGFLDECLQLASSATNARAIFPFIKLVTTELGVDGVQVCVELCARALQLSDMQVDSVTRSLICKTIAFLQPHDLEICRACALLVFCQERSLEAYRTVCLLYMHPDQEPHPHNSPVRTSVRFHILQMLKERLCFDPEFWNLLTLRNRCLELISDKAMKAAVLIEIKEEEEKEYSEELLINRCINDSCTQGFNSCQCTEAAFVNQDLLEEQTVDGKTEKCVDPSNNALPKRRKWRKSLRNQSMSDDEADLGDDPEIKYNLKSTSLGNKPVYSLRHNHTNMESSSSVKVPLTRKREYLSRYVKSQILKRKGQKKRWLQGVPRLEQVQTVKEKKVKVKEKKVKVKGKKRGRKPLQKLELSYPDNEMSLTEEESGFEEMIDTEDKELDMPHLENELEQMSKPKENHSEQMDDLEKENGLEQHPDLVCGSSLNEQTQMESQTQFYEGLPCEPQAAVPAVEADPELDGPPLDLLDCPTMLHSYSLKSKKPDGEKLHPAESSAPNEVKGDTGQEPKPTVQTEASNTEVKAKRTWKDRVLRTQKYAHLMYHCNFCRKDYKGLNVMRHALSHLKSRKLKCILCGKRFKLFPFAEKHVLDHIDEMCRQKPPDKEPCTEDTPAANGIVDDMKKPSQPQDEIQTPISDEKTPEQKPGGKTKVSSLKREDRIIRNLRTLIKKTSVLHKKCKNPDANIFKQVDFKDEQVVIKDGLVIVKDTSVMVKEEEEGEGEEKPAGENGYGVDITYHLCPSESCDRVFLRISTTLTKHAIKCHINEEKVLEKTFVWAKHKCSICFRQIQVLQHYKDHMKLHNTALQHFCYHLECTQRFLTLQELKDHVRTHQPFRPQCSVADCEKLFSTLQGLYDHEWRHYIPAPQREELEMGLSRQMKQNPEAPWKQRMKVEEMWLQNKTEQRESPALDHGVAYSIEDLSVIIKPEDQLCEVSGSNQNPSENCLKTENMDESVATINGHEAETRNQVSEGKISTSRTGNAAATPSKSCRKRKPIEWDPLNVRDPEDLSTISEGVQQKLGEPHITEHKTFKPEDPAYATFIKAPFIRPPPSTYLDESRLSMRKRRSTDEASPRKNAYWSNKKKMEPVPEQQQVENVASAQKIRQRCDKCLSSFSSLEELQKHQALNTCSALFGFDSDDES is encoded by the exons ATGGCGGACCCCGAAAGTGATTTGGAAACAGACGGGCTTGAATTAGCTCTGGACACACTGTGTGATAGACACTGCAGCGATGAGGCGTCTCTGAAGAGCAAAGGCTATTGCTCTGAGTTCTGTGAG TTGGTTGAGGAGTACACGGGGCAATGGCAAGTTCCTCTCCCTCAGCTAAAGGTGCTGCGCACTGCACTCTGCAGTTTCACTAAAGCCACTGCTGCCTTCCCTGATGACTGTCAGCACATCCACTATGTTCTCAGCAGTATGGCTTT GAGCTTCTTTGAACTGATGCTGTTTTTCAGCAAAGAAGAATTTATGGAAGAGCCTTTAAAAGACATCCTTGATTCCTTTCAG GAGTGCCACTCGCAGCTCCTGAGGCACAGGAACATCTACCTTCAGCATGTGAAGCTGATCATCAAAGCGGGAGGCCCATGGGAGAATCCAGTGCTGCAAGGAATCCTGAAGGAGGCAGACTTGACACCAAAAGAGG TTGAGGACTACTTAAGCTCAGAGTTGCCAGTATTCTTTGAGCTGCGGATTCGCTATCTGCGTGCCTGTGAACGTATGCAAGAGGCCATGGCCCTGGCTAAAAGCTGCCTGGAAAATCGCGAGGCTGCAAAGCATCTGTACTTCCATCAGGTCTACCTGACCTGCCTCTACAAGGCCTCACTGCATGAACACCTCCACAAGGAG ATGGCAGAGATAGATGGCCGTGATGCAGTGGAGATCATCTGCAACACCGAGAGCGTTGAAAAAGATGAGCTTCCATTGTCTCTCTGTAAAGCTTTCCTTACCCAGCAGCTACACAATGGAGACATGTACTACATCTG GGACTTGGTGTTCATCTGGAGCAGGTTGCATCTTAGGGCCCATCCCTCCAGACATGGCTTTCTGGACGAGTGCTTGCAGTTGGCTTCTTCGGCTACTAACGCCAGAGCCATCTTCCCCTTCATCAAGCTGGTCACCACAGAG CTGGGGGTTGACGGAGTCCAGGTCTGTGTGGAGCTTTGTGCCAGGGCCTTGCAGCTGAGTGACATGCAGGTAGACAGTGTAACCCGGTCCCTTATATGCAAGACCATCGCCTTCCTGCAACCTCATGACCTGGAGATCTGTCGGGCGTGTGCCCTGCTGGTCTTCTGCCAGGAACGCAGTCTGGAAGCTTACCGAACTGTATGCCTGCTTTACATGCATCCTGACCAGGAGCCGCATCCCCACAACAGCCCTGTCCGGACCAGTGTTCGCTTCCACATTCTGCAG ATGCTTAAGGAGCGCCTGTGTTTTGACCCTGAGTTTTGGAACCTCCTGACCCTCAGGAACCGTTGCTTGGAGTTGATTAGTGACAAGGCCATGAAGGCTGCTGTTCTCATTGAGataaaggaggaagaggagaaggaataCAGTGAAGAGCTGTTAATAAATAGGtgtataaatgactcttgcACTCAAGGTTTCAATTCCTGTCAGTGCACTGAAGCTGCTTTTGTGAACCAAGACCTCCTAGAGGAGCAGACTGTGGATGGAAAGACAGAAAAGTGTGTTGACCCATCAAACAATGCTCTTCCGAAGAggagaaaatggaggaaaagccTGCGAAACCAATCTATGTCTGACGATGAGGCTGACCTTGGTGATGATCCAGAGATCAAATACAATCTCAAATCCACCTCTTTAGGCAATAAGCCTGTGTATTCACTACGACACAATCACACTAACATGGAGAGTTCATCTTCTGTAAAAGTCCCTCTAACCCGCAAGAGAGAATACTTGTCTAGATATGTGAAGAGCCAAATTTTGAAACGGAAGGGTCAGAAGAAAAGATGGTTGCAGGGTGTTCCCAGGCTGGAGCAGGTGCAGACCGTTAAAGAGAAGAAGGTGAAAGTTAAAGAGAAGAAGGTGAAAGTTAAAGGGAAAAAACGGGGACGGAAGCCTTTACAGAAACTGGAACTCTCCTACCCTGATAATGAAATGTCCCTTACAGAGGAGGAGTCTGGTTTTGAGGAGATGATTGACACAGAAGACAAGGAGCTGGATATGCCTCACCTGGAGAATGAACTTGAACAAATGAGCAAACCGAAAGAGAATCATTCTGAGCAAATGGATGATCTTGAGAAGGAAAATGGACTTGAGCAACATCCTGACTTGGTCTGTGGTAGCAGTCTCAATGAACAAACCCAAATGGAATCTCAAACACAGTTCTATGAAGGTCTTCCCTGTGAGCCTCAAGCTGCTGTTCCTGCTGTTGAAGCTGATCCTGAACTTGATGGTCCGCCCTTAGACTTATTGGATTGTCCAACAATGTTACACAGCTACTCTCTTAAGTCCAAAAAGCCTGATGGTGAGAAACTGCATCCTGCAGAATCCTCGGCACCAAATGAAGTTAAAGGCGACACAGGACAGGAGCCCAAACCCACAGTACAAACAGAAGCGTCAAACACTGAG GTTAAAGCCAAGAGAACGTGGAAGGACAGAGTACTCCGTACTCAAAAGTATGCCCACTTGATGTACCACTGCAACTTCTGCCGCAAAGACTATAAAGGCCTGAATGTTATGAGGCATGCTCTCTCACACCTTAAAAGTAGAAAACTAAAATGTATACTCTGTGGAAAACGCTTCAAACTGTTCCCTTTTGCCGAAAAGCACGTCCTGGACCACATTGATGAAATGTGCAGGCAGAAACCCCCTGATAAGGAGCCTTGCACTGAGGACACCCCAGCTGCTAACGGAATTGTAGATGATATGAAAAAACCGAGTCAGCCTCAGGATGAAATTCAGACTCCCATTTCGGATGAGAAAACTCCCGAACAGAAACCCGGAGGCAAAACCAAAGTGTCAAGCCTCAAGAGGGAAGATCGAATCATCAGGAACCTCCGCACCCTCATCAAAAAGACATCTGTGCTTCACAAAAAGTGCAAGAACCCTGACGCTAATATATTCAAACAGGTAGACTTCAAGGATGAGCAGGTGGTCATTAAAGATGGCCTGGTGATTGTAAAAGATACATCGGTGATGgtgaaggaggaagaagaaggagaaggggAGGAGAAGCCAGCAGGAGAAAATGGCTACGGTGTGGACATCACGTATCACCTGTGCCCCTCAGAATCCTGTGATAGAGTATTCTTGAGGATCAGCACCACACTAACAAAGCATGCCATCAAATGCCACATTAACGAAGAGAAGGTGCTGGAGAAGACTTTTGTGTGGGCCAAACACAAGTGCAGCATATGCTTTAG GCAGATACAGGTCCTCCAGCATTATAAGGACCACATGAAGCTCCACAATACTGCTCTCCAGCACTTCTGCTACCACCTGGAGTGTACCCAGCGCTTTTTGACGCTGCAGGAATTAAAGGACCATGTCAGAACTCATCAGCCCTTCAGACCTCAGTGTTCAGTCGCAGACTGTGAGAAGCTATTTTCGACCCTTCAAGGTCTCTATGACCATGAATGGAGACACTACATCCCAGCGCCTCAAAGAGAGGAGCTAGAGATGGGACTCAGCAGACAGATGAAGCAAAATCCTGAAGCTCCGTGGAAGCAGAGAATGAAGGTTGAGGAGATGTGGCTGCAGAATAAAACGGAGCAGAGGGAGAGTCCGGCCCTTGATCATGGTGTGGCCTATAGTATTGAGGATTTGAGCGTAATTATAAAACCTGAAGATCAGCTTTGTGAAGTCTCAGGCAGTAATCAAAACCCGTCTGAAAACTGTCTGAAAACTGAGAACATGGATGAGAGCGTAGCCACCATTAATGGACATGAGGCTGAGACAAGAAACCAAGTGTCAGAGGGGAAGATCTCCACTTCCCGAACAGGGAATGCTGCAGCAACTCCAAGTAAGAGCTGTCGAAAAAGAAAGCCCATCGAGTGGGACCCCTTGAATGTCCGAGACCCTGAGGATTTGTCCACTATATCTGAGGGAGTGCAGCAGAAACTAGGAGAGCCACACATCACTGAGCACAAAACCTTCAAACCTGAAGATCCAGCCTATGCGACTTTCATCAAAGCCCCCTTCATCCGGCCGCCACCCTCCACCTACCTGGATGAATCTCGGCTCTCGATGCGCAAAAGGAGGTCCACTGATGAGGCTTCGCCAAGGAAAAATGCTTACTGGAGCAATAAGAAAAAGATGGAGCCTGTCCCAGAACAGCAGCAGGTGGAAAATGTGGCCTCTGCACAGAAGATCAGGCAGCGCTGTGACAAATGTCTTTCCTCCTTCAGCAGCTTAGAAGAGTTACAGAAACACCAAGCCCTTAACACCTGCTCTGCTCTCTTTGGCTTTGATTCCGACGATGAAA gttaG